A stretch of candidate division KSB1 bacterium DNA encodes these proteins:
- a CDS encoding SDR family oxidoreductase produces MADFNGKVAIITGGTGGLGQHVTRIFLEQGATVVVPYREEKTFAALQEVLGELKQALHGLQADLLEEASVAQMVEEAVRRFGRIDVLVHLVGGFLGGVPVAETTLAQWEQMLRLNVLSTFLCCRQVVPVMIRQGYGKVVAVGAQAGLQGRAKVAAYAAAKAAVQNFTQSLAAEVKRHHINVNAVVPSTIDTPANRAAMPDADFSQWVRPQSIAEVILFLASDAARDVHGAIVPVFG; encoded by the coding sequence ATGGCTGACTTCAATGGCAAGGTGGCCATTATCACCGGCGGAACTGGGGGATTGGGGCAGCACGTGACACGCATCTTTCTGGAGCAGGGGGCCACCGTCGTGGTGCCGTACAGGGAAGAAAAGACCTTTGCGGCGCTCCAGGAAGTTCTCGGCGAACTGAAGCAGGCTCTTCACGGTTTGCAGGCCGACCTGCTCGAGGAAGCAAGCGTGGCGCAGATGGTTGAGGAGGCCGTGCGCCGGTTCGGGCGCATCGACGTGCTCGTGCACCTGGTGGGCGGGTTCCTGGGCGGGGTGCCAGTTGCCGAGACCACCTTGGCCCAGTGGGAACAGATGCTGCGGTTGAATGTCTTGTCCACTTTCCTCTGCTGCCGGCAGGTGGTGCCGGTGATGATCCGCCAGGGCTACGGCAAGGTGGTTGCCGTTGGCGCGCAAGCCGGCTTACAAGGTCGCGCCAAGGTCGCCGCTTACGCCGCGGCTAAGGCGGCAGTGCAAAATTTCACCCAGTCCCTGGCAGCGGAAGTGAAGAGGCACCATATCAACGTCAATGCCGTGGTGCCCAGCACCATCGACACGCCCGCCAACCGTGCCGCCATGCCCGATGCCGACTTCTCCCAGTGGGTGAGGCCGCAGTCCATAGCGGAGGTGATCCTTTTCTTGGCCTCCGACGCGGCACGGGATGTGCACGGGGCGATTGTGCCGGTGTTTGGGTAG
- the ccsA gene encoding cytochrome c biogenesis protein CcsA, with protein MSAVAVVVAVACGVATFIENSWGHQAARAEVYETWWFTLLLAILALSALANFMKRHWWRPDKVPAGLIHTGVVVILVGAALTRHFGREEFVHIREGESTAQVMSDRAYLTVSVAEGDRAVTRSVPAFFSPRRKPRLSVRVKLGHAELTARALCFMAEAVPSIEADPTGGPAVLLTAVDGERRRILALRPGDVVPLEHAIVTCGTVVTDTLPVFRLAAHGDSLTFCATQPVTRAGMRQTEVVALAAHAEHPVHPLHLYTVGQLKLALRSYLPHARLAAVPAKEVTPAVDEQDVTQALEVEVAAAGERRVVTLFGGAGTAADTQTVHLAGLTVALSFGSASWPMPFALRLTDFLIERYPGSDRPSMFISKVVVVDNERGTARPAEVFMNHPLRYRGYRFYQASYDDDERGTVLNATVDPGVPVVYAGFVLLGGGLLAWLLWPVARRRKAAFPPQLAGNSGVSIVLLICLCILLPARRPQAPEAGKAAHLRAFARLPVLDVDGRCKPMDTFAREIVRKVSLESKAQGLPATEVLLGMMARPEQWRHVPMIYVEDEDVRRTLGLPATQRHARFVDFFDRDGRYRLTSELQAVHHKSPAEHTRHDRELLKVDERASICYMALRGLLPRLFPHADQPARWLSYAQAQQELSAEKAGEVRTIYQAYLQAARQAAQDGSWPQADQALQRIVDYQRRHAPGLIPAAGRLGAEVLFNRVQPFQRLLFIYLGTGLVLLLVTTVATVRPGLFGRGFFVGARLLLLVFFLGHSAGLALRWYVSGHAPWSNGYETTVYISWTAALAGLLLSRRSLWLPAATSLLAAAALFVAHLSGMDPQITPLVPVLKSRWLVIHVSTVTASYGFLGLAAALALLGLALRAFSPGKAVAHFGNAIAELSVDTMRLLKVGFVLLVLGTMFGSVWANASWGRYWGWDPKETWTLITILTYAVVIHLRQGRRLAGRVLFSVAAVLAFGSVLMTYFGVNYYLTGLHSYAQGEPSSWPPAVYIVLGGVGALIVAASLREMVSRAKS; from the coding sequence ATGTCAGCCGTCGCCGTGGTAGTGGCCGTGGCGTGTGGCGTGGCGACCTTCATTGAGAACTCCTGGGGGCACCAGGCGGCCCGCGCAGAGGTCTACGAAACCTGGTGGTTCACCCTCCTGCTGGCCATCCTCGCGCTTTCTGCGCTAGCGAACTTTATGAAGCGCCATTGGTGGCGCCCGGACAAGGTTCCCGCAGGTCTCATTCACACGGGCGTGGTGGTGATTCTGGTTGGCGCGGCGCTCACCAGGCACTTTGGGCGCGAAGAGTTTGTCCACATCCGCGAGGGGGAGAGCACCGCGCAGGTCATGTCGGACCGCGCCTACCTTACCGTGTCAGTGGCCGAGGGCGACCGCGCGGTAACCAGATCTGTCCCGGCCTTCTTCTCTCCGCGCAGAAAGCCACGCCTCTCCGTGCGGGTGAAGCTTGGGCACGCGGAGTTGACCGCCCGCGCACTTTGCTTCATGGCGGAGGCTGTGCCGAGCATCGAGGCCGACCCCACAGGAGGGCCGGCTGTGCTCTTGACTGCCGTCGACGGCGAACGCAGGCGCATCCTCGCCTTGCGACCTGGCGACGTCGTGCCACTGGAACACGCCATAGTGACGTGCGGCACTGTGGTGACAGACACCCTGCCGGTCTTCCGCCTCGCTGCCCACGGTGACTCGCTGACTTTTTGCGCCACCCAGCCGGTCACCAGGGCGGGCATGCGCCAGACCGAGGTGGTGGCACTGGCCGCCCACGCCGAGCACCCCGTGCACCCGTTGCACCTCTACACGGTGGGCCAGCTGAAGCTTGCCTTGCGCTCCTATCTGCCCCATGCGCGCCTGGCTGCTGTTCCGGCCAAAGAGGTAACACCGGCGGTGGATGAGCAGGATGTCACCCAGGCCCTGGAAGTGGAAGTGGCTGCCGCTGGCGAGCGCCGCGTGGTGACCCTGTTCGGGGGCGCCGGTACGGCCGCGGACACCCAAACGGTGCACCTGGCCGGCCTGACGGTTGCTCTCTCTTTCGGCTCAGCCTCCTGGCCGATGCCTTTCGCGTTGCGCCTGACGGATTTTCTCATCGAGCGCTACCCCGGGTCTGATCGGCCTTCCATGTTCATCAGCAAAGTGGTGGTGGTGGACAACGAGCGGGGCACCGCAAGGCCGGCGGAAGTGTTCATGAACCACCCGCTGCGCTATCGCGGCTACCGTTTCTACCAAGCCTCCTATGATGACGATGAGCGGGGCACCGTGCTCAATGCGACGGTTGATCCAGGCGTTCCAGTCGTGTACGCGGGCTTTGTGCTGCTCGGAGGTGGGCTTTTGGCATGGCTGCTGTGGCCTGTGGCGCGGCGTCGAAAAGCGGCTTTTCCGCCTCAGCTCGCCGGGAACAGCGGCGTGTCAATTGTCCTTCTGATCTGCCTGTGCATCTTGCTGCCCGCGAGGCGACCGCAAGCGCCAGAGGCTGGCAAAGCGGCACATCTGCGCGCTTTCGCTCGGCTGCCGGTGCTGGATGTGGACGGCCGTTGCAAGCCCATGGACACCTTTGCGCGCGAGATTGTGCGCAAGGTCAGCCTCGAAAGCAAGGCGCAGGGCCTGCCCGCCACGGAGGTCCTGTTGGGCATGATGGCCCGTCCTGAGCAGTGGCGCCATGTGCCGATGATTTATGTGGAGGATGAGGACGTTCGACGCACCCTCGGCCTGCCAGCCACCCAGCGGCACGCGCGCTTTGTGGACTTTTTCGACCGGGACGGGCGCTACCGCCTGACAAGCGAGCTGCAGGCAGTCCACCACAAGTCGCCGGCGGAGCATACCCGGCACGACCGCGAACTGCTGAAGGTAGACGAGCGGGCCAGCATCTGCTACATGGCCTTGCGGGGACTGCTGCCGCGGCTCTTTCCGCATGCAGATCAGCCGGCGCGCTGGCTCTCCTACGCTCAAGCGCAGCAAGAGCTCAGCGCAGAAAAGGCAGGCGAGGTGCGGACAATCTATCAGGCCTATCTCCAAGCCGCGCGCCAGGCGGCGCAGGACGGTTCCTGGCCACAGGCAGACCAGGCCCTGCAGCGCATTGTGGACTACCAGCGACGCCATGCGCCCGGGCTCATCCCCGCAGCCGGACGCTTGGGGGCGGAGGTCTTGTTCAACCGTGTGCAACCGTTCCAGCGCCTGCTTTTCATCTACTTGGGGACGGGCTTGGTCCTGCTGCTTGTGACCACTGTGGCAACTGTGCGCCCAGGGCTATTCGGGCGCGGCTTCTTTGTCGGCGCGCGCCTGCTTCTGCTTGTGTTCTTTCTGGGCCACAGCGCCGGACTGGCCTTGCGCTGGTACGTATCCGGCCACGCACCGTGGAGCAACGGCTACGAGACCACCGTCTACATCTCCTGGACTGCGGCCCTGGCAGGCTTGCTCCTGTCGCGGAGGAGTTTGTGGCTGCCTGCGGCCACCTCTCTGTTGGCGGCCGCTGCGCTGTTTGTGGCCCATCTCAGCGGCATGGACCCGCAGATTACGCCCCTGGTGCCGGTGCTCAAGTCCAGGTGGCTGGTGATCCACGTTTCCACAGTCACCGCCAGCTACGGGTTTCTCGGCCTCGCGGCGGCCCTCGCCCTGTTAGGGCTCGCCCTGCGCGCCTTTTCCCCGGGCAAGGCTGTGGCCCACTTTGGCAACGCCATTGCTGAGCTGAGCGTCGACACCATGCGCCTGCTCAAGGTGGGCTTTGTACTTCTTGTGTTAGGGACGATGTTTGGCTCTGTGTGGGCCAATGCCAGCTGGGGCCGCTACTGGGGGTGGGATCCCAAGGAGACCTGGACTCTGATCACCATCCTCACCTACGCGGTAGTCATCCACTTGCGCCAAGGGCGGCGGCTTGCAGGGCGGGTGCTGTTTTCTGTCGCTGCGGTGCTGGCCTTCGGCTCAGTGCTGATGACCTATTTCGGCGTGAACTACTACTTGACCGGTCTGCACTCCTACGCGCAGGGCGAGCCCTCCTCCTGGCCACCGGCAGTCTACATCGTCCTTGGCGGGGTGGGGGCACTCATCGTCGCAGCCTCGCTGCGGGAGATGGTCTCGCGGGCGAAGAGCTGA
- a CDS encoding rRNA pseudouridine synthase: MHRDMGRTKSRAARAAASDGRKKQARVGLARALSKLGYCSRSVARTLIAEGRVRVDGKVKRDPEAPVLLQRNLIEVDGQLVTSAPRVYLMLNKPRGLVTTAADERQRGTVYDCLAGAKLPFVSPVGRLDKESEGLLLFTNDHAWAAGLLDPASAVWRTYRVEVKGEVQAGQLRLMRAGVRAVHEEVLSVRRVRVIGRQGGSTELEVVLDEGKNRHIRRLLSALGLEVQRLVRVALGPLRLGELKPGQWRHLTRGEVHTLAKAIAPHLREGLFE; this comes from the coding sequence ATGCACCGCGACATGGGCAGGACGAAATCCAGAGCAGCCAGAGCGGCCGCATCCGACGGGCGGAAGAAACAGGCGCGCGTGGGTCTGGCCCGCGCCCTGTCCAAACTTGGCTACTGCTCGCGGAGCGTCGCCCGGACTTTGATAGCCGAAGGTCGCGTGCGGGTGGATGGCAAGGTCAAACGCGACCCGGAAGCGCCCGTGCTCCTGCAGCGCAACCTCATCGAAGTGGACGGCCAATTGGTCACCTCGGCGCCCCGCGTTTACCTGATGCTGAACAAGCCCAGAGGCCTTGTGACCACTGCTGCGGACGAACGTCAACGCGGCACTGTGTACGATTGCCTGGCCGGGGCGAAGCTACCGTTCGTCTCGCCGGTTGGCCGGCTGGACAAGGAGAGCGAGGGGCTTTTGCTCTTCACTAATGACCATGCCTGGGCCGCTGGTCTCTTGGACCCAGCCTCTGCAGTCTGGCGCACCTACCGCGTCGAGGTCAAGGGGGAGGTACAGGCGGGCCAGCTCCGCCTGATGCGCGCAGGGGTACGCGCCGTGCACGAAGAGGTTCTCTCAGTCAGGCGGGTGCGCGTAATCGGCCGGCAGGGGGGCAGCACGGAGTTGGAAGTTGTCTTGGACGAGGGGAAGAACCGCCACATCCGCCGTCTGCTCAGTGCGCTGGGCCTGGAGGTGCAGCGCCTGGTGCGCGTGGCGTTGGGGCCTCTCCGCCTCGGCGAGCTCAAGCCGGGCCAATGGCGCCACTTGACCAGAGGGGAGGTGCACACCTTAGCCAAGGCCATCGCGCCTCATCTGCGCGAGGGACTGTTTGAGTAG
- a CDS encoding exonuclease domain-containing protein has protein sequence MRLFGVDYRATDYVIIDLEATCWQERTPREHKETIEIGAVRMDGETLRPYDEFATFVRPVENPELSDFCRRLTHIHQRQVDEAPLFTVALAQLVEWLGPDPVLFCSWGTFDRTQLRIDCRRHGVPFPEALSQHVDLKRAFAEWRQHKRVGLNKALTLLGMSFVGTPHRGLHDARNVARIAQVMFPELLRKGYFAFLPAQRHGAA, from the coding sequence ATGCGACTGTTTGGTGTCGACTATCGGGCGACGGACTATGTGATCATCGACCTGGAGGCCACCTGCTGGCAGGAACGTACCCCCCGCGAGCACAAGGAGACCATCGAGATCGGTGCGGTGCGCATGGACGGCGAGACGTTGCGGCCTTACGATGAGTTTGCCACCTTCGTGCGGCCGGTGGAGAACCCGGAGCTCAGTGACTTCTGTCGGCGCCTGACCCACATCCACCAGCGCCAGGTGGATGAAGCCCCGCTCTTCACGGTGGCCCTGGCGCAACTTGTGGAATGGCTTGGTCCGGATCCCGTGCTCTTTTGCTCATGGGGCACCTTCGATCGTACGCAGCTGCGCATCGATTGTCGGCGGCACGGCGTCCCCTTTCCAGAAGCGCTTTCCCAGCATGTTGACCTGAAGAGGGCCTTTGCCGAGTGGCGGCAGCACAAGCGCGTGGGGTTGAACAAGGCCCTCACGCTCTTGGGAATGTCGTTCGTCGGCACACCACATCGCGGCCTGCACGATGCGCGCAACGTGGCCCGCATTGCCCAGGTCATGTTCCCCGAGCTCCTGCGCAAGGGCTACTTTGCATTCTTGCCTGCACAGCGCCACGGGGCGGCCTGA
- a CDS encoding DUF6141 family protein → METHGTPLVREVQHFRQPWLWAIVLLLAGWRWYVLLVQVVMGIRAGGHPAPDVVVLILWLVFGVGLVAFFWWTRLITEVRADGLYVRFVPFHLKFKRLPYSQLARWAACTYRPILDYGGWGIRYGRNGMAYNVSGNRGVQLEFTSGKRLLIGSQQPEVIVRAMQAASGRR, encoded by the coding sequence GTGGAGACGCATGGGACACCACTGGTCAGAGAAGTCCAGCACTTCCGCCAGCCCTGGCTCTGGGCCATAGTGCTGCTCCTGGCCGGCTGGCGCTGGTACGTGTTGCTGGTCCAAGTGGTCATGGGCATCCGCGCGGGGGGTCACCCCGCGCCGGATGTGGTTGTGCTCATCCTCTGGCTTGTCTTCGGCGTGGGGCTGGTGGCGTTCTTTTGGTGGACAAGGCTGATTACCGAAGTCCGAGCCGATGGGCTGTACGTTCGCTTTGTACCTTTTCATCTCAAGTTCAAACGCCTGCCATATTCCCAGCTGGCGCGTTGGGCAGCTTGCACCTATCGTCCTATTCTGGATTACGGCGGTTGGGGCATCCGCTATGGGCGGAACGGGATGGCCTACAATGTGAGCGGCAATCGCGGCGTGCAACTGGAGTTCACGAGCGGCAAACGGCTGCTCATCGGCTCACAGCAGCCGGAAGTGATCGTGCGCGCCATGCAGGCGGCTTCAGGCAGGCGGTAG
- a CDS encoding polysaccharide deacetylase family protein: protein MEIEEFWAPYQGAVSLTFDDGTADQLEKAVPILEQFALRGTFYLNPHGEDWEARCAPWREVARRGHEIGNHTLSHPCACNVGSLPRALESMSLEEIETDIKAAQARLQTIAPHQRYWTFAYPCSCTFVGRGKKRQSYVPVVARHFLAGRTVGQYGFGNSPALVDLACAWGLSVERMSGFEMIGLVEELTARGQWVILVFHEMDGERLTVGSYNFRMLLGYLRRRDKAVWTAPVFEVAKRIAEFQAMLSSYAENE, encoded by the coding sequence ATGGAGATTGAGGAATTCTGGGCGCCGTACCAGGGCGCGGTATCGTTGACCTTTGACGACGGCACCGCTGACCAACTTGAGAAAGCGGTGCCCATTCTGGAGCAATTCGCCTTGCGTGGCACCTTCTACCTCAACCCCCATGGGGAGGACTGGGAAGCGCGCTGCGCGCCGTGGCGGGAGGTGGCAAGAAGAGGTCACGAGATTGGCAACCACACGCTGTCGCACCCATGTGCGTGCAACGTGGGCTCCCTGCCCAGGGCGCTCGAGTCCATGAGCCTTGAGGAAATTGAGACAGACATCAAAGCCGCACAAGCCCGCCTGCAGACGATTGCCCCGCATCAGAGGTATTGGACTTTTGCATATCCGTGTTCCTGTACCTTTGTGGGAAGGGGCAAAAAGCGTCAGAGCTATGTGCCGGTGGTGGCGCGCCACTTTCTGGCGGGACGCACGGTGGGCCAGTACGGATTCGGCAACTCGCCTGCCCTCGTGGACTTGGCGTGCGCGTGGGGATTGAGCGTCGAGAGGATGAGCGGCTTTGAGATGATTGGCTTGGTGGAAGAACTCACCGCGCGCGGGCAGTGGGTCATCCTGGTCTTTCATGAAATGGACGGAGAGAGGCTCACGGTCGGCAGCTACAACTTTCGCATGTTGCTGGGTTACCTGCGCCGTCGCGACAAGGCAGTGTGGACGGCGCCGGTGTTCGAGGTGGCAAAGCGCATCGCCGAGTTCCAGGCAATGCTGAGCAGCTACGCCGAAAACGAATAG
- a CDS encoding aminotransferase class I/II-fold pyridoxal phosphate-dependent enzyme: MSALACMGGKPVTRDLLAGCRLHRRRGLERRYLLQAYDSGVWDDWPGVESMAARFQQEWAAFHGSAYCALVTNGTHALQVALEALDIGAGDEVIVPGLTWQATAAAVCDVNAVPVLVDVQPETMCSDPAAAERAITPRTRAIIAVHLYHRLSDLRALGHLAKKHGLHLIEDCAHVHGSQWEGRGVGTLGVFGSFSFQSSKLITAGEGGALLTQDATLYWKAVSQRLCGREARPGIRVHSGNYRMRSLQAAVLRGQLAALRRNAPVLDDHGLALDKAVAEAPGVRPLRRDPRITRMCSYAFAFLYDAEAFDGLDAALFRRALSAELGLPFDTTYAPLNQSEVYFPHTKRRHQLNSSYVRAITPARWDLPVAEELYHHRAVLTPWRILACPPSRAHLLTEAIAKIHSHRHELLAVQRREEGRDGD; the protein is encoded by the coding sequence GCCTTAGCGTGCATGGGGGGCAAACCCGTCACGAGGGACCTGCTCGCCGGCTGTCGACTCCACAGGCGGCGTGGCTTAGAGCGCCGCTACCTTCTTCAGGCGTACGACAGCGGCGTCTGGGACGACTGGCCAGGAGTGGAGTCGATGGCGGCTCGCTTTCAACAGGAGTGGGCTGCCTTCCACGGCTCCGCCTATTGTGCGCTGGTGACCAACGGCACCCATGCCCTGCAGGTGGCGCTGGAGGCGCTGGACATCGGCGCCGGCGACGAAGTGATTGTCCCTGGCTTGACGTGGCAGGCCACCGCTGCTGCAGTGTGCGACGTCAACGCCGTGCCCGTGTTGGTGGACGTCCAGCCGGAGACCATGTGCAGCGATCCCGCTGCTGCGGAGCGGGCGATTACGCCCCGCACGCGCGCCATCATCGCTGTGCACCTGTACCATCGCCTGTCCGATTTGCGAGCCTTGGGGCACTTAGCAAAGAAGCACGGCCTCCATCTCATCGAAGACTGCGCGCACGTGCACGGATCGCAGTGGGAGGGCCGCGGTGTGGGTACCCTGGGGGTGTTCGGTTCGTTCAGCTTCCAAAGCTCTAAACTCATCACCGCCGGCGAGGGGGGCGCGCTCCTCACCCAGGACGCGACGCTGTACTGGAAGGCGGTCAGCCAGAGGTTGTGTGGCCGCGAGGCTCGACCAGGCATAAGGGTGCACAGCGGCAACTACCGGATGAGGTCGTTGCAGGCAGCGGTGCTGCGCGGGCAACTGGCGGCCCTGCGTCGCAATGCGCCTGTGCTCGATGACCATGGGCTGGCTTTGGACAAGGCGGTGGCCGAGGCTCCCGGGGTCAGACCACTGCGCCGCGATCCGCGCATTACGCGCATGTGCAGCTATGCCTTCGCCTTCCTGTACGACGCCGAGGCATTTGACGGTCTGGATGCAGCCCTGTTCCGACGAGCGCTGTCTGCCGAGTTGGGTCTCCCCTTCGATACCACCTATGCCCCTTTGAACCAAAGCGAGGTCTACTTCCCCCACACCAAGCGCCGACACCAGTTGAATAGTAGCTACGTGCGGGCCATCACGCCGGCGCGATGGGACCTTCCCGTGGCCGAAGAACTCTATCACCATCGTGCAGTGCTCACACCGTGGCGGATCCTGGCGTGCCCGCCTTCGAGAGCGCATTTGTTGACCGAGGCGATCGCCAAGATCCACAGCCATCGCCATGAGCTGCTCGCCGTGCAGAGGCGTGAGGAGGGGCGAGATGGAGATTGA